A genomic segment from Ptychodera flava strain L36383 chromosome 8, AS_Pfla_20210202, whole genome shotgun sequence encodes:
- the LOC139139365 gene encoding RAB7A-interacting MON1-CCZ1 complex subunit 1-like isoform X2, which yields MKGSGNKKIMIDSARQYMQALLDFTYIDENDLVDKDFPEAIAKDMVHNILVTIPDTTLFVREIFGDDADITEILGVELLECIHWRRGALMYMYCHTLHDDSHRLQHNLDHFIKMLSEGVNHLSKMLKTRPTNFDGVQCDDSTLQLIQQGIFSDTHLLALMYAGEMCHWHTMASKDLQQPISLVDSGKQFLQKFIDIVNGPMTGTGWQDTTAKQLLQELQSILPNQYLT from the exons CTCTGGCaataaaaagataatgattgaTTCTGCACGACAATACATGCAG GCCCTCTTGGATTTCACatatattgatgaaaatgaCTTGGTGGATAAAGACTTTCCTGAAGCTATTGCTAAAGACATGGTACACAATATCTTAG TTACAATTCCTGACACAACCTTGTTTGTACGAGAAATATTTGGAGATGATGCTGATATAACTGAAATACTTGGagtagaattattagaatgtATTCATTGGAGAAGAGGTGctcttatgtacatgtattgccaTACCCTTCATGATGATTCACATAGACTGCAACATAATTTAGATCATTTTATTAAG ATGTTATCAGAAGGAGTAAATCATTTaagtaaaatgttgaaaactcgACCAACCAACTTTGATGGTGTGCAATGTGATGACAGTACACTCCAGCTAATCCAACAAG GGATTTTCAGCGACACACATCTGTTAGCCTTGATGTATGCTGGTGAAATGTGTCACTGGCATACTATGGCATCTAAAGATTTACAACAGCCAATAAGCTTAGTGGACTCTGGAAAACAGTTTCTCCAAAAATTTATTGATATTGTTAATGGACCAATGACGGGAACTGGATGGCAAGACACCACAGCAAAACAACTCTTGCAAGAACTTCAGTCAATATTACCAAACCAATACTTGACATAA